A genomic stretch from Georgenia muralis includes:
- the argH gene encoding argininosuccinate lyase — MDNSAPPTSDDLPAAEEHLSLWGGRFAGGPADALAALSRSTHFDWRLARYDLAGSRAHARVLHTAGLLSENDLAAMVDAIDRLDGDVAAGSFRPGPDDEDVHTALERGLIERAGPELGGRLRAGRSRNDQIATLVRLYLRDSARELAGGVLDVVDALIDQAAAHPDAVMPGRTHLQHAQPVLLAHHLLAHAWPLMRDVQRWLDWDARAAVSPYGSGALAGSSLGLDPDAVAAELGFDASVENSIDGTASRDVVAEFAFVVAMTGVDLSRLSEEVVLWATKEFGFVRLDDAYSTGSSIMPQKKNPDVAELARGKSGRLIGDLTGLLATLKGLPLAYNRDLQEDKEPVFDGVDTLELLLPAVAGMVATLRFDTARLAELAPQGFSLATDVAEWLVRTGVPFRTAHEVAGACVRECEEQGKELWDLTDDELTAISEHLTTGVRDVLTVEGSIASRDGHGGTAPVRVVEQLARAAALSADLRRWAGGDAPGAAEPPVEPAGE, encoded by the coding sequence ATGGACAACTCCGCCCCGCCCACGAGCGACGACCTGCCTGCAGCCGAGGAGCACCTCAGCCTGTGGGGCGGCCGCTTCGCCGGGGGACCCGCCGACGCCCTCGCAGCACTGAGCCGCTCCACCCACTTCGACTGGCGGCTCGCCCGCTACGACCTCGCCGGGTCGCGGGCCCACGCGCGGGTGCTGCACACGGCGGGGCTCCTCTCCGAGAACGACCTGGCGGCCATGGTCGACGCGATCGACCGCCTCGACGGCGACGTCGCGGCCGGCTCCTTCCGTCCGGGCCCCGACGACGAGGACGTCCACACCGCCCTCGAGCGCGGCCTCATCGAGCGGGCCGGGCCGGAGCTGGGCGGACGGCTCCGCGCGGGACGCTCCCGCAACGACCAGATCGCCACGCTCGTTCGGCTCTACCTGCGCGACAGCGCGCGGGAGCTCGCCGGCGGAGTCCTCGACGTCGTCGACGCCCTCATCGACCAGGCCGCCGCGCACCCGGACGCCGTCATGCCCGGGCGCACGCACCTCCAGCACGCCCAGCCGGTGCTGCTGGCCCACCATCTCCTCGCCCACGCCTGGCCGCTCATGCGCGACGTCCAGCGGTGGCTCGACTGGGACGCGCGCGCCGCCGTCTCCCCGTACGGCTCGGGCGCCCTGGCGGGCTCCTCCCTCGGCCTCGATCCCGACGCCGTCGCCGCGGAGCTCGGCTTCGACGCCTCGGTGGAGAACTCCATCGACGGGACCGCCTCGCGCGACGTCGTCGCCGAGTTCGCCTTCGTCGTCGCCATGACGGGGGTGGACCTCTCCCGCCTGAGCGAGGAGGTCGTGCTGTGGGCGACGAAGGAGTTCGGCTTCGTCCGTCTCGACGACGCCTACTCCACCGGCTCGAGCATCATGCCGCAGAAGAAGAACCCCGATGTCGCCGAGCTCGCGCGGGGAAAGTCCGGTCGTCTCATCGGCGACCTCACCGGTCTCCTCGCCACCCTCAAGGGGCTGCCGCTGGCCTACAACCGTGATCTCCAGGAGGACAAGGAACCGGTCTTCGACGGCGTCGACACCCTCGAGCTCCTCCTCCCGGCGGTGGCCGGGATGGTCGCCACGCTCAGGTTCGACACCGCGAGACTGGCGGAGCTCGCGCCGCAGGGCTTCTCCCTGGCCACAGACGTCGCCGAGTGGCTCGTGCGCACCGGCGTGCCCTTCCGCACCGCGCACGAGGTCGCCGGCGCCTGCGTGCGCGAGTGCGAGGAGCAGGGCAAGGAGCTGTGGGACCTCACCGACGACGAGCTCACGGCCATCAGCGAGCACCTCACCACCGGCGTGCGGGACGTCCTCACGGTCGAGGGGTCGATCGCCTCGCGGGACGGGCACGGCGGGACGGCGCCGGTGCGGGTGGTCGAGCAGCTGGCACGAGCGGCGGCACTGTCGGCCGACCTCCGGCGCTGGGCAGGCGGGGACGCGCCCGGGGCTGCGGAGCCTCCGGTGGAGCCGGCGGGGGAGTGA
- a CDS encoding DNA-3-methyladenine glycosylase, translating to MTHASATPWTDLLARPAVEAAPLLLGAVLTVRGRPGEESSTGEEVAVRLTEVEAYSGEVDPGSHAFRGRTSRTAPMFAAGGRLYVYFTYGMHWCANLVCGPEGTASAVLLRGGEVVSGHDVARSRRPAARSDRDLARGPARLAQALGLTGADSGLLLRPGGRAELRPDPAAADLVRSGPRVGVAGPGGDGQRFPWRFHLVNEPTVSVYRPAVPRRR from the coding sequence GTGACGCACGCGTCGGCGACGCCGTGGACGGACCTCCTGGCGCGTCCCGCCGTCGAGGCCGCCCCGCTGCTCCTCGGGGCGGTCCTCACGGTCCGCGGGCGTCCGGGGGAGGAGAGCAGCACGGGCGAGGAGGTCGCCGTCCGGCTCACGGAGGTCGAGGCGTACTCCGGTGAGGTGGACCCGGGATCGCACGCCTTCCGGGGACGCACCAGCCGGACCGCACCGATGTTTGCGGCGGGCGGTCGGCTCTACGTCTACTTCACCTACGGCATGCACTGGTGCGCCAACCTCGTCTGCGGCCCCGAGGGGACGGCGTCCGCCGTCCTCCTGCGAGGGGGTGAGGTCGTGTCAGGGCACGACGTCGCCCGGTCACGGCGGCCCGCCGCGCGCAGCGACCGCGACCTCGCCCGCGGTCCCGCGCGTCTCGCCCAGGCGCTCGGGCTCACCGGTGCGGACAGCGGGCTCCTGCTGCGACCCGGTGGCCGGGCGGAGCTCCGTCCCGATCCTGCGGCCGCGGACCTGGTCCGCTCGGGCCCCAGGGTGGGCGTGGCCGGACCCGGAGGCGACGGGCAACGGTTCCCGTGGCGCTTCCACCTCGTGAACGAGCCGACGGTCTCCGTCTACCGACCCGCGGTGCCCCGCCGGCGGTGA
- the tyrS gene encoding tyrosine--tRNA ligase, whose amino-acid sequence MTDILDELQWRGLLAQSTDIATLRAAMAEGPITYYCGFDPTAASLHHGHLVQLVVMRHLQLAGHNPIALVGGATGMIGDPRMSGERVLNDKDTIAGWTDRLRGQISTFLDFDGPHAAQMVNNLDWTGRLTAIDFLRDVGKHFRLGTMLAKDTVARRLASEEGISFTEFSYQILQGMDFLELYRRHGCTLQTGGNDQWGNLLAGVDLIHKAEGGSVHVLTTPLITKSDGTKFGKSEGGAIWLDGEMFSPYAFYQFWLNTDDADVVRYLKVFTFRTREQIEELAEAVAARPQAREAQRILAEDVTTLVHGADATDRVRRASQALFGRDDLRELDAVTLRDAVAELPTGEAVVGEATMVDLLLATGLEGGRSAARRTIASGGAYLNNEKIEDEDRVLATGDVLDGGYVLLRKGRRNLAVVAAVGSAG is encoded by the coding sequence GTGACCGACATCCTCGACGAGCTCCAGTGGCGGGGCCTGCTGGCCCAGTCCACCGACATCGCCACCCTCCGGGCGGCGATGGCCGAGGGTCCGATCACCTACTACTGCGGCTTCGACCCCACGGCGGCGAGCCTGCACCACGGTCACCTCGTCCAGCTCGTCGTCATGCGACACCTCCAGCTCGCCGGTCACAACCCGATCGCCCTGGTGGGCGGCGCCACAGGCATGATCGGCGACCCCCGCATGTCGGGCGAGCGCGTCCTCAACGACAAGGACACCATCGCCGGCTGGACGGACCGGCTCCGTGGGCAGATCTCGACCTTCCTCGACTTCGACGGTCCCCACGCGGCGCAGATGGTCAACAACCTCGACTGGACCGGCCGGCTGACGGCCATCGACTTCCTGCGGGACGTCGGCAAGCACTTCCGGCTCGGCACGATGCTCGCCAAGGACACCGTCGCCAGGCGGCTGGCCAGCGAGGAGGGCATCTCCTTCACGGAGTTCAGCTACCAGATCCTGCAGGGCATGGACTTCCTCGAGCTCTACCGCCGCCACGGCTGCACCCTGCAGACCGGCGGCAACGACCAGTGGGGCAACCTCCTCGCCGGCGTCGACCTCATCCACAAGGCCGAGGGGGGAAGCGTCCACGTCCTGACCACCCCGCTCATCACGAAGTCCGACGGCACCAAGTTCGGCAAGTCCGAGGGCGGGGCGATCTGGCTCGACGGGGAGATGTTCAGCCCGTACGCGTTCTACCAGTTCTGGCTCAACACCGACGACGCCGACGTGGTCCGCTACCTCAAGGTCTTCACGTTCCGGACGCGGGAGCAGATCGAGGAGCTGGCCGAGGCGGTGGCCGCGCGCCCGCAGGCCCGAGAGGCCCAGCGCATCCTCGCGGAAGACGTCACGACCCTCGTCCACGGCGCCGACGCGACGGACCGGGTCCGCCGAGCGTCCCAGGCGCTCTTCGGGCGGGACGACCTGCGCGAGCTCGACGCCGTCACGCTCCGCGACGCGGTCGCGGAGCTGCCGACCGGGGAGGCGGTCGTCGGCGAGGCGACCATGGTCGACCTCCTGCTCGCCACGGGGCTCGAGGGCGGCCGCTCGGCTGCGCGACGGACCATCGCGAGCGGCGGGGCGTACCTGAACAACGAGAAGATCGAGGACGAGGACCGCGTCCTCGCGACCGGTGACGTCCTCGACGGCGGGTACGTGCTTCTCCGCAAGGGACGGCGCAACCTGGCGGTCGTGGCCGCAGTCGGGTCCGCGGGCTGA